GGGGAGGAGGGTTGACATTGGTTCGAAAAATGAGCGCAATAAGCTCGTTTTTCAAGTCTATGGCTGGCCTGCCGGACTGGGGGCTTCAGGATTCCTATCCCAAGGGGTCCCGGGAGCGGCGGCCGTGGGAGGAGGACGACTGGTGGTGAGGCGGACGGCCTTGCGCAATGCTACCTGCTATCCTACCTTTGGTAGTATGAACGCGTACCGGATACCTCCGGGCCGGGTCACGCGGGTGAGCGAGCTGATCCGGGCCCCCGGCAAGAAGGCCAAGGCGTCGGTCACCATCTCCCGGGGCCTGCTCGACGCTGCGGATGACGTTGCCGGGGCAGCGGGACGCTCCGCGCTGGTGGAGCGCGCGGTGCGCGTGTACCTGCACCGCCTGGTACGGCGCGCGCGCCGCGAGCGCGAGCTGGCCCTGCTCAACGCCTACGCGCCGCGCCTAAATGCCGCGGCCGAGCGGGCGCTCGCCGATCAGGCCGACCTCGAAGACCTGTGATCCGCGGGGAGATCTACCGCCTCGCACCCCCGCCTGGCGGCGATCCGAAGCGGGCCCGCTGCTACGTGGTGGTCAGCCGCCAGACGTTGCTCGACTCGAAAGCCGACAAGGTCGTGTGCGCGCCCGTGAACACCACCTTCGTCGGGCTGGAGACCCAGCTTCCCGCCGGCGTCGCGGAAGGGCTCAAGCATTCATCCTGTGTCAACTGCGACCAGCTGCTGCTGATCGACAA
The Gemmatimonadales bacterium DNA segment above includes these coding regions:
- a CDS encoding type II toxin-antitoxin system PemK/MazF family toxin → MIRGEIYRLAPPPGGDPKRARCYVVVSRQTLLDSKADKVVCAPVNTTFVGLETQLPAGVAEGLKHSSCVNCDQLLLIDKGRLTNFVGSLSAEKLRGLRRALRVALDVE